In a genomic window of Drosophila takahashii strain IR98-3 E-12201 chromosome 3L, DtakHiC1v2, whole genome shotgun sequence:
- the LOC108058895 gene encoding pancreatic lipase-related protein 3 has translation MRMQARQLIAFILTLAIAAVCGETKFLLNTRRVQENPQQIEAEVEALVRSSFYAADPTVLSIPRWLGDSSSPEISAVVSARLQQQDSNIISVDLSQATNETEIIDSVSSLVILLNRNFDVPLDRILIVGFAEGAHLAGGVAARVQQDLGSQLPQITALDPSPGEDLEHKLSPSDAEFVEVVHTNAGGEGTWEQLGHVDYYPNGGQNQPGCSTNSCSHERSFELLAEIWSPENDFVSARCGSVETLGASSCRWSTHKMGQNREEDELPASGIYFLETRQSSPFSRGAYYIGFL, from the exons ATGAGAATGCAGGCGAGACAACTTATTGCTTTCATATTGACCCTCGCAATAGCTGCGG TCTGCGGGGAGACGAAATTCCTCCTGAACACTCGTCGGGTGCAGGAAAATCCGCAGCAAATCGAGGCGGAGGTGGAGGCTCTGGTGCGAAGCTCTTTTTACGCCGCGGATCCCACAGT ATTATCCATCCCCAGATGGCTGGGCGATAGCTCCTCGCCGGAGATCTCTGCTGTGGTTTCGGCCCGCCTTCAGCAGCAGGACAGCAATATAATCAGTGTGGATCTATCCCAAGCCACCAATGAAACAGAGATCATCGATAGCGTTTCCAGCCTGGTAATTCTCCTCAACCGAAACTTCGATGTGCCACTGGATCGCATTCTCATAGTGGGTTTCGCCGAGGGTGCCCATTTGGCCGGTGGAGTGGCTGCCAGGGTGCAGCAGGATCTGGGTAGCCAGTTGCCGCAAATCACTGCCCTAGATCCCTCACCTGGCGAAGATCTGGAGCACAAGTTATCCCCATCCGATGCGGAGTTCGTTGAGGTGGTGCACACAAATGCCGGAGGAGAGGGAACCTGGGAGCAGCTGGGTCATGTGGATTACTACCCGAATGGTGGACAAAACCAGCCAGGTTGCTCCACAAACTCCTGTTCGCATGAGAGATCCTTCGAGCTGCTGGCGGAGATCTGGTCGCCGGAGAATGACTTTGTGAGTGCCCGTTGTGGTTCGGTGGAAACTCTGGGCGCCTCAAGTTGCCGCTGGTCCACCCACAAAATGGGCCAAAATCGGGAGGAGGATGAGCTGCCTGCCTCGGGCATATATTTCCTGGAGACCCGACAGTCCTCACCCTTTTCCCGGGGAGCCTACTACATCGGTTTCTTGTGA
- the LOC108058893 gene encoding tyrosine-protein phosphatase vhp-1 isoform X3, with translation MGNGMNKVLPGLYVGNYRDSKDHAQLERFKISHIIAIHDSPRRLLPDKHYLCVMASDTPDQNLSQYFSVCNDFIHAARLREGNVLIHCLAGMSRSVTVAVAYIMTATHLNWKEALKVVRAGRAVANPNTGFQNQLQEFEQFKLPEERRRLRERFPSSALEQLDRTKVVTALDNYQELLQNRDICEGNCSRGEKCPTGVCNMDPTKGLFRRRPSNASTHSRLRAQSSNANASSSSLSVTSVAAQSCPTSPKTSPLPMARRSVGNERIPEDEIVLEQPPTTSREAAEYAAAFEDARREQEQRQQQLGRSQRSPRPGNSSARETPRLGNSSSSSSRETPRVSSAGSRRESTAREGNGSAQLQRSASTVSGFGVRPRSSPAGLHAYTGSVPSSVHGSRVDLRDADKGSAIYLGCSAPRASTLSISSSRGSSGGSAPPSPCHTPPASPRHGVKRSTSLVKKPR, from the exons ATGGGGAATGGCATGAACAAG GTCTTGCCGGGACTTTATGTGGGCAACTACCGCGACTCGAAGGATCATGCCCAGCTGGAGAGGTTCAAGATCTCGCACATCATCGCCATACATGACAGTCCGCGGCGTCTGCTGCCC GACAAGCACTACCTGTGCGTAATGGCCTCGGATACGCCGGACCAGAATCTCTCCCAGTACTTTTCCGTCTGCAACGACTTCATCCACGCCGCCCGCCTGCGCGAAGGCAACGTGCTCATCCACTGCCTGGCGGGGATGTCGCGTTCGGTGACCGTGGCCGTGGCCTACATTATGACGGCCACCCACCTGAACTGGAAGGAGGCGCTGAAGGTGGTCCGTGCCGGTCGCGCTGTGGCCAATCCCAATACGGGTTTCCAGAACCAATTGCAGGAATTTGAGCAGTTCAAGCTGCCCGAGGAACGTCGCCGGCTGAGGGAACGCTTCCCTTCCTCTGCTCTAGAGCAACTGGATCGCACCAAGGTGGTCACCGCGCTGGATAACTACCAGGAGCTCCTGCAGAATCGGGATATCTGCGAGGGCAACTGCTCGCGCGGCGAGAAATGTCCCACAG gcGTCTGCAACATGGACCCCACGAAGGGCTTGTTCCGACGTCGTCCCTCCAACGCCTCCACCCACTCGCGTCTGCGCGCCCAGTCCTCCAATGCCAACGCCTCGTCCAGTTCGCTCAGCGTGACCAGTGTCGCCGCCCAGTCCTGCCCCACATCGCCCAAGACCTCGCCGCTGCCCATGGCCCGTCGTTCGGTGGGCAACGAGCGCATTCCCGAGGACGAGATCGTCCTGGAACAGCCGCCCACCACATCCCGCGAGGCGGCCGAGTATGCCGCCGCCTTCGAGGACGCCCGTCGCGAGCAGGAGCagcgccagcagcagctgggCCGGAGTCAGCGCTCTCCCCGGCCGGGAAACTCCTCCGCGAGAGAAACGCCACGGCTGGgtaactcctcctcctcctcctcgaggGAAACGCCGAGGGTGAGCAGCGCGGGCAGTCGGAGGGAGTCCACCGCCAGGGAGGGAAACGGCTCCGCCCAACTGCAGCGAAGTGCCAGCACGGTCAGCGGATTTGGAGTGCGGCCACGGAGTAGTCCGGCTGGACTGCACGCCTATACGG GCTCGGTTCCTTCCTCCGTCCACGGGTCTCGAGTGGATCTGCGGGATGCCGACAAGGGATCGGCCATCTACCTGGGCTGCTCGGCACCGCGGGCCTCCACATTATCTATATCCTCGTCGAGGGGCTCGTCGGGTGGCTCGGCTCCACCCTCGCCCTGTCACACTCCCCCCGCCAGTCCACGTCATGGCGTAAAGAG ATCCACCAGTCTGGTGAAAAAGCCGAGATGA
- the LOC108058893 gene encoding dual specificity protein phosphatase 22 isoform X1, translating to MNWHMGKVLPGLYVGNYRDSKDHAQLERFKISHIIAIHDSPRRLLPDKHYLCVMASDTPDQNLSQYFSVCNDFIHAARLREGNVLIHCLAGMSRSVTVAVAYIMTATHLNWKEALKVVRAGRAVANPNTGFQNQLQEFEQFKLPEERRRLRERFPSSALEQLDRTKVVTALDNYQELLQNRDICEGNCSRGEKCPTGANEELDGEDGVVNGGIRRNLAYTLSFAVDKWKSSTFDQPGKDPLNDDSSPEFTLGQDLMPNVRYYDANIDRGRFVKNLDSDDDAERYVTIQGERTKTTSNLKRRRLLKTGSKTQSSPKKS from the exons ATGAACTGGCACATGGGAAAG GTCTTGCCGGGACTTTATGTGGGCAACTACCGCGACTCGAAGGATCATGCCCAGCTGGAGAGGTTCAAGATCTCGCACATCATCGCCATACATGACAGTCCGCGGCGTCTGCTGCCC GACAAGCACTACCTGTGCGTAATGGCCTCGGATACGCCGGACCAGAATCTCTCCCAGTACTTTTCCGTCTGCAACGACTTCATCCACGCCGCCCGCCTGCGCGAAGGCAACGTGCTCATCCACTGCCTGGCGGGGATGTCGCGTTCGGTGACCGTGGCCGTGGCCTACATTATGACGGCCACCCACCTGAACTGGAAGGAGGCGCTGAAGGTGGTCCGTGCCGGTCGCGCTGTGGCCAATCCCAATACGGGTTTCCAGAACCAATTGCAGGAATTTGAGCAGTTCAAGCTGCCCGAGGAACGTCGCCGGCTGAGGGAACGCTTCCCTTCCTCTGCTCTAGAGCAACTGGATCGCACCAAGGTGGTCACCGCGCTGGATAACTACCAGGAGCTCCTGCAGAATCGGGATATCTGCGAGGGCAACTGCTCGCGCGGCGAGAAATGTCCCACAGGTGCGAACGAGGAGTTAGATGGGGAAGATGGTGTGGTTAACGGGGGGATCAGGAGAAACTTGGCTTATACACTAAGCTTTGCGGTGGACAAGTGGAAGAGCAGCACTTTCGATCAGCCAGGAAAGGATCCTCTTAACGACGATTCCTCTCCAGAATTCACTTTGGGGCAGGACCTCATGCCGAATGTACGTTACTACGATGCGAATATCGACAGGGGTCGGTTTGTTAAGAACTTGGACTCAGACGATGATGCAGAACGGTATGTTACGATACAAGGAGAAAGAACCAAGACCACATCGAATCTTAAGAGGCGTCGTCTTCTAAAAACAGGCTCAAAAACTCAAAGCAGCCCTAAGAAATCATAG
- the LOC108058893 gene encoding uncharacterized protein isoform X2 produces MDPTKGLFRRRPSNASTHSRLRAQSSNANASSSSLSVTSVAAQSCPTSPKTSPLPMARRSVGNERIPEDEIVLEQPPTTSREAAEYAAAFEDARREQEQRQQQLGRSQRSPRPGNSSARETPRLGNSSSSSSRETPRVSSAGSRRESTAREGNGSAQLQRSASTVSGFGVRPRSSPAGLHAYTGSVPSSVHGSRVDLRDADKGSAIYLGCSAPRASTLSISSSRGSSGGSAPPSPCHTPPASPRHGVKRSTSLVKKPR; encoded by the exons ATGGACCCCACGAAGGGCTTGTTCCGACGTCGTCCCTCCAACGCCTCCACCCACTCGCGTCTGCGCGCCCAGTCCTCCAATGCCAACGCCTCGTCCAGTTCGCTCAGCGTGACCAGTGTCGCCGCCCAGTCCTGCCCCACATCGCCCAAGACCTCGCCGCTGCCCATGGCCCGTCGTTCGGTGGGCAACGAGCGCATTCCCGAGGACGAGATCGTCCTGGAACAGCCGCCCACCACATCCCGCGAGGCGGCCGAGTATGCCGCCGCCTTCGAGGACGCCCGTCGCGAGCAGGAGCagcgccagcagcagctgggCCGGAGTCAGCGCTCTCCCCGGCCGGGAAACTCCTCCGCGAGAGAAACGCCACGGCTGGgtaactcctcctcctcctcctcgaggGAAACGCCGAGGGTGAGCAGCGCGGGCAGTCGGAGGGAGTCCACCGCCAGGGAGGGAAACGGCTCCGCCCAACTGCAGCGAAGTGCCAGCACGGTCAGCGGATTTGGAGTGCGGCCACGGAGTAGTCCGGCTGGACTGCACGCCTATACGG GCTCGGTTCCTTCCTCCGTCCACGGGTCTCGAGTGGATCTGCGGGATGCCGACAAGGGATCGGCCATCTACCTGGGCTGCTCGGCACCGCGGGCCTCCACATTATCTATATCCTCGTCGAGGGGCTCGTCGGGTGGCTCGGCTCCACCCTCGCCCTGTCACACTCCCCCCGCCAGTCCACGTCATGGCGTAAAGAG ATCCACCAGTCTGGTGAAAAAGCCGAGATGA
- the LOC108058892 gene encoding speract receptor — MFAHPCPAPAGINQSGRLLHPLLHCLLLLLLVASSHFRLSHGEVFTLGYLTASQRRPGNLDYNRPGLTISGAISLAVEEVNAGRLRDRGHSLQFVVAETYGEEVVSIRQTAALWTQQVAAYIGPQETCVHEGRMAAAFNLPMISYYCTHRDPSNKADFPTFARTRPPDTQISKSVVALLLAFNWTQVSFLYLDDDSGQYQPVAETILSTLNEAGVSIRDIRTWNTIYHHGFMDNPFEALVEQTLANTRIYLILGHYYEHVGLMVSLQKRGLLSRGDYFVVGIDIEQYDPAKPEKYLRGLLLEDVEPLAVQAFQSYLAIVPTASVSFATFANEVNKYMERPPFNFPNPLGPFGGVKQISAEAAYLYDAVHLYAKALMEVLDSGGRPRNGSAIVAAIKGSRYRSAMGYHVYIDENGDAAGNYTVLARGTVRNGRNQTVLGLRPAGTFIHRNSSFSSVSKALPDLKLFSPIDWVGGSRPAAAPRCGFGGEKCVNYTGEISAAIAGGALLLLSLVSLVLYRNWRYEQELDSLLWKIDFREVQIHENERESQSQKQTRHLLNHLPRRLPPQSTHPLIRTSQVSLSSNPDADFRYTTIFTPIGLYKGQLYAIKKVRKKSVDITREMKKELKLLRDARHDNICAFIGACTDPPNICIISEYCTRGSLKDILENEDVKLDNMFIASMVADIIRGVIYLHDSPIRFHGALCTSNCLVDSRWVVKLTDFGLFAFKQGIEDSSTDMQHMSAKCLKLLYRAPELLRQGPSSLVMGTQRGDAYSFGILLYEMHVRRGPFGETGLTPMQCLQKVLQPQLDQQHPYRPSLQPLETAFDCVSECLRECWAERPEDRPDFKTIRTKLRPLRKGMRPNIFDNMMAMMEKYANNLEALVDDRTDQLQEEKKKTDALLHEMLPRCVADQLKKGHKVDPEHYEQVSIYFSDIVGFTAMSAECTPLQVVDFLNDLYTCFDSIIGHYDVYKVETIGDAYMVVSGLPLRNGDLHAAEIATMSLHLLSAVAEFKIRHRPTNRLLLRIGIHSGPVCAGVVGLKMPRYCLFGDTVNTASRMESSGVPLKIHCSWQCRQLLERLGGYHFQERGVIAMKGKGDQRTYWLLGEDEEARTRRTYERSQRRGSRALNKFIQGTIKQAQDQANEYGIRSSLKQKTLPRNSLTRSSSLESPKKLRFAAGSLLEHHRYHSDEALLEVDSYTGLRRSSGGSTQSRYEETTLSLTLSCQSIEIVGGQHNKRRPSSYPTANTPLLMNHVEV; from the exons ATGTTTGCACACCCCTGTCCTGCCCCAGCTGGAATCAACCAATCAGGACGACTGCTGCATCCACTGCTCCACtgcctcctcctgctccttctcGTCGCCTCCAGCCACTTCCGGCTGTCTCATGGAGAGGTCTTCACGCTGGGCTACCTCACGGCCTCGCAACGGCGACCGGGAAACCTGGACTACAATCGACCCGGTCTCACCATCTCCGGCGCCATCTCGCTGGCGGTGGAAGAGGTGAATGCCGGTCGCCTCCGGGATCGGGGTCACTCGCTCCAGTTCGTTGTGGCCGAGACTTATGGCGAGGAGGTGGTCAGCATCCGGCAAACGGCTGCCCTGTGGACGCAGCAGGTGGCCGCCTACATTGGCCCCCAGGAGACGTGCGTCCACGAAGGTCGCATGGCGGCCGCCTTCAACCTGCCCATGATATCATAT TACTGCACCCACCGGGATCCCTCGAACAAGGCTGATTTCCCCACCTTTGCCAGGACTCGACCGCCGGACACACAGATCTCCAAGTCGGTAGTGGCTCTTTTGCTAGCCTTCAACTGGACGCAGGTGAGCTTTCTGTACTTGGACGATGACAGTGGTCAGTATCAACCCGTGGCGGAGACCATCCTCAGTACTTTGAATGAAGCTGGCGTGAGTATCCGGGACATTCGCACCTGGAACACCATCTACCATCACGGATTTATGGACAATCCCTTCGAAGCGCTGGTGGAGCAGACTTTGGCCAACACGAGGA TCTATCTCATTCTGGGCCACTACTACGAACACGTTGGCCTAATGGTGAGCCTTCAAAAGCGGGGTCTTCTCTCCCGAGGAGACTACTTCGTCGTGGGCATAGACATCGAGCAGTATGATCCCGCCAAACCAGAAAAGTATCTGCGTGGTTTACTTCTGGAGGATGTGGAGCCACTGGCCGTGCAGGCTTTTCAGTCCTATCTGGCCATTGTGCCCACTGCGTCCGTCTCCTTTGCCACTTTCGCCAACGAG GTCAACAAATATATGGAGCGACCGCCATTCAATTTCCCCAATCCGCTGGGTCCCTTTGGTGGTGTAAAGCAG ATAAGCGCCGAGGCTGCCTATCTGTATGATGCCGTGCATCTGTATGCCAAGGCCCTGATGGAAGTCCTGGATTCGGGCGGAAGGCCCAGGAACGGCAGCGCCATTGTGGCGGCCATCAAGGGCTCGCGATATCGCAGCGCCATGGG ctaTCACGTCTACATCGATGAGAACGGCGATGCGGCCGGGAATTATACAGTATTAGCCAGGGGAACGGTGCGGAATGGTCGCAATCAGACGGTTCTGGGTCTGCGACCCGCGGGCACTTTCATCCACCGGAACAGCAGCTTCAGCAGCGTTAGCAAGGCACTGCCC GATCTCAAACTCTTTAGCCCTATCGACTGGGTGGGTGGTTCGCGGCCAGCAGCTGCTCCCCGTTGCGGATTTGGTGGTGAAAAGTGCGTCA ATTATACTGGCGAAATATCGGCAGCCATTGCTGGTGGTGCTTTGTTGCTGCTCAGCCTGGTTTCGCTGGTCCTCTATCGCAACTGGCGCTACGAACAGGAACTGGACAGTCTGCTCTGGAAAATAGACTTTCGCGAGGTGCAGATCCACGAGAACGAACGGGAAAGTCAAAGTCAGAAGCAGACGCGC CACTTGCTAAATCACTTGCCGCGTCGTCTTCCTCCGCAGTCCACCCATCCGCTGATCCGCACCAGCCAGGTGAGCCTGAGTTCCAATCCGGACGCCGATTTCCGCTACACCACCATCTTCACTCCGATTGGACTGTACAAGGGTCAGCTGTATGCTATTAAGAAGGTGCGCAAAAAGAGTGTCGACATCACACGCGAAATGAAGAAGGAGCTTAAGTTG CTGCGAGATGCCCGGCATGACAATATTTGCGCCTTTATAGGCGCCTGCACGGATCCGCCGAATATCTGCATCATCAGCGAGTATTGCACTCGTGGCAGCCTTAAG GACATTCTGGAGAACGAGGACGTCAAGCTGGACAACATGTTCATTGCCTCCATGGTGGCAGACATTATACGC GGCGTCATCTATTTGCACGACTCGCCCATTCGCTTCCACGGGGCTCTGTGCACCTCCAACTGCCTGGTGGACTCGCGATGGGTGGTCAAGCTGACGGACTTTGGCCTGTTCGCCTTTAAGCAGGGAATCGAGGATAGCTCCACGGATATGCAGCATATGTCGGCCAAGTGTCTGA AGCTTCTCTATCGAGCTCCTGAGCTGCTGAGACAGGGTCCTTCCTCCCTGGTCATGGGCACCCAACGCGGGGATGCCTACTCCTTTGGCATCCTGCTCTACGAGATGCATGTGCGGCGTGGACCCTTCGGCGAGACGGGTCTAACGCCCATGCAGTGCCTGCAGAAGGTGCTCCAACCCCAGCTGGATCAACAGCATCCCTATAGACCCTCTCTGCAACCCCTGGAAACCGCCTTCGATTGCGTGAGCGAGTGCCTAAGGGAATGCTGGGCGGAGAGGCCGGAGGATAGGCCGGATTTCAAGACCATCCGCACAAAATTGAGACCTCTCCGCAAGGGAATGCGGCCCAATATCTTCGACAACATGATGGCCATGATGGAGAAGTATGCGAATAATCTGGAGGCCCTCGTCGACGATCGAACGGATCAGTTGCAGGAGGAGAAAAAGAAAACGGATGCACTACTCCACGAAATGCTGCCACGTTGCGTGGCCGATCAGTTGAAGAAGGGTCACAAGGTGGATCCGGAGCACTACGAGCAGGTCAGCATTTACTTCAGCGACATCGTCGGATTCACAGCCATGTCCGCGGAGTGCACACCGCTGCAGGTGGTGGACTTCCTCAACGATCTGTACACCTGCTTCGACTCGATCATCGGGCACTACGATGTCTATAAGGTGGAAACGATTGGGGATGCGTATATGGTGGTCTCGGGATTGCCGCTACGGAATGGAGATTTACATGCTGCGGAAATTGCCACCATGTCGCTGCACTTACTCAGTGCTGTCGCGGAGTTCAAGATCCGCCATCGGCCCACCAACCGCCTGCTCCTGCGAATCGGCATTCACTCGGGACCCGTTTGTGCCGGTGTCGTGGGCCTGAAGATGCCGCGATACTGCCTCTTCGGGGACACCGTGAATACGGCCTCGCGGATGGAGTCCAGCGGGGTACCGCTGAAGATCCACTGCAGCTGGCAGTGCCGCCAGCTGCTGGAGCGGCTGGGTGGCTATCACTTCCAGGAGCGCGGCGTCATCGCCATGAAGGGTAAGGGAGACCAGCGAACCTACTGGCTGCTCGGCGAGGATGAGGAGGCGCGAACGCGGCGCACCTACGAGAGATCACAGAGGCGAGGATCGAGGGCGCTTAACAAGTTCATCCAGGGCACCATCAAGCAGGCCCAGGATCAGGCCAATGAGTACGGAATACGCTCCTCGCTGAAGCAAAAGACTCTACCCCGCAACTCGTTGACGCGCTCTTCTAGTTTGGAGTCGCCCAAGAAGCTGCGATTCGCCGCAGGGAGTCTCCTGGAGCATCATCGATATCATAG TGACGAGGCCCTGCTGGAAGTGGACTCCTATACGGGACTGCGGCGTTCCTCCGGCGGATCCACACAATCGCGTTACGAGGAGACTACCCTTTCGCTGACCCTCTCCTGCCAAAGTATTGAGATCGTGGGTGGTCAGCACAACAAGAGGCGACCATCCTCATATCCCACTGCCAATACACCGCTGCTAATGAACCATGTGGAGGTCTAG
- the JMJD7 gene encoding bifunctional peptidase and (3S)-lysyl hydroxylase Jmjd7 — MSQVEKALDVLLQEAEELCIGSSIAELDRIPSALEFCRDYYAKNQPVVIRQGLSWPAIGKWTPEYLIKALGDREVDVAITPNGYADGLATEKGEEYFVLPLETQMKLSELLRRLDDPTGAVHYIQKQNSNLSVDLPELVADLGISDLDFAQQSFNKPPDAVNFWLGDERAVTSMHKDPYENMYCVISGYKDFILIPPHQLSCVPRGIYRTAVYRTSESGQFHIEPLLDEEGAEQLTEWVSIDPLAPDLAKYPEYARAKPLKVRVHAGDILYLPNYWFHHVSQSHKCIAVNFWYDLDYDSRYCYYRMLEQMTRSN; from the coding sequence ATGTCGCAAGTTGAGAAGGCGCTGGACGTTCTGCtccaggaggcggaggagctgTGCATCGGGAGCAGCATAGCTGAGCTCGACCGGATTCCGAGTGCCCTGGAGTTCTGCCGCGACTACTACGCCAAGAACCAGCCGGTGGTCATTCGCCAGGGGCTCTCGTGGCCAGCAATTGGCAAATGGACACCGGAGTACCTGATCAAGGCTCTCGGGGACCGGGAAGTGGACGTGGCCATCACCCCGAATGGATACGCCGATGGCCTGGCCACCGAGAAAGGCGAGGAGTACTTCGTCCTTCCCCTGGAGACGCAAATGAAGCTATCCGAACTGCTGCGCCGCCTGGATGATCCCACCGGTGCCGTTCACTACATCCAGAAGCAGAACTCCAATCTCAGTGTTGACCTACCAGAACTGGTGGCCGATCTGGGGATCAGTGATCTGGATTTCGCTCAGCAGTCCTTTAATAAACCCCCCGATGCGGTTAACTTTTGGCTGGGCGACGAGCGCGCCGTGACCTCGATGCACAAGGATCCTTATGAGAATATGTATTGCGTGATATCTGGTTATAAAGACTTCATTCTCATCCCGCCTCATCAGTTGAGCTGTGTTCCCCGGGGGATTTACAGGACCGCTGTTTACAGGACCTCGGAGAGCGGGCAATTCCACATAGAACCCTTGCTGGATGAGGAGGGCGCCGAGCAGCTCACGGAATGGGTTAGCATCGATCCCTTGGCCCCTGACTTGGCCAAATATCCGGAGTACGCCCGTGCCAAGCCGCTCAAGGTGCGCGTTCATGCCGGCGACATCCTGTACCTGCCCAACTATTGGTTCCATCACGTCTCCCAGAGCCACAAGTGCATCGCCGTGAACTTCTGGTACGACCTGGACTACGATAGTCGCTACTGCTACTACCGCATGCTGGAGCAAATGACCAGGAGTAACTAG